In Plasmodium relictum strain SGS1 genome assembly, chromosome: 4, a single window of DNA contains:
- a CDS encoding ribosome associated membrane protein RAMP4, putative has translation MPSNRKILQKVEAFDNNVSKRGKVPTSLVKKGRKHTVGPILLVVFIFVVIGSVIVQMLSIIQKSKIFE, from the exons atgCCAagtaatagaaaaatattacaaaaagTGGAGGCTTTTGATAATAACGTATCAAAAAGAGGAAAAGTGCCCACTTCTTTGgtaaaaaaaggaagaaagCACACAGTAGGGCCAATACTTTTAGTTGTCTTTATTTTTGTTGTTATTGGATCAG TTATTGTTCAAATGCTAAGCATAATACAGAAATCTAAAATTTTTGAAtga
- a CDS encoding pseudouridine synthase, putative, whose amino-acid sequence GRLDRNTSGVLLLTNEYEWVNKLTHPKYQRIRTYRIYIEGPIKMNALKELANGIYLENDNNEKEKKKTQPAFIEIIREEKLKLKDQIKKISILSISIKEGRNRQLRRMFEQINQPIIKIKRTAFENITLKNIYFPKQYRELNKKEVMNLKIRKL is encoded by the coding sequence GGAAGATTAGATAGAAATACTTCAGGTGTGCTATTACTAACGAATGAATATGAATGGGTTAATAAATTGACACATCCAAAATACCAAAGAATAAGAACTTATAGAATATATATTGAAGGACCAATTAAAATGAATGCACTAAAAGAGTTAGCTAATGGtatatatttagaaaatgataacaatgaaaaagaaaaaaaaaaaactcaaCCAGCTTTTATTGAAATAATTagagaagaaaaattaaaattaaaagaccaaataaaaaagataagtATATTAAGTATCAGTATAAAAGAAGGAAGAAATAGACAATTAAGAAGAATGTTTGAACAAATAAATCAaccaataataaaaattaaaagaactgcttttgaaaatataacattaaaaaatatatattttccaaAGCAATATagagaattaaataaaaaagaggtaatgaatttaaaaattagaaaactttaa
- a CDS encoding pseudouridine synthase, putative: MKFLYSILLNLNKILYYFLIITFSFKNNTFCFDLTLTKSERNANIIRLNKLISIKNNISRRKSEKFIKDGNVKLNNKIVINPGQHVDITKDSLKICEKKIKIENIKNLINRSKNNEYKWIVLHKPKGMICTANDEKNRKSIFSIFPNDLLEKYRFVSV; the protein is encoded by the coding sequence atgaaatttttatattcaattttacttaatcttaataaaatattatactattttttaattataactttttcatttaagAATAACACTTTTTGTTTTGATTTAACTTTAACTAAAAGCGAAAGAAATGCAAATATTATAAgattgaataaattaatttctattaaaaataatatctcAAGACGGAAATcagaaaaatttataaaagatggcaatgtaaaattaaataataaaattgtcATAAATCCAGGTCAACATGTTGATATAACAAAAGATAGCCTAAAAATTTgtgagaaaaaaataaagattgaaaatataaaaaatttaataaataggAGCAAAAACAATGAATATAAATGGATTGTTTTACATAAGCCAAAAGGAATGATTTGTACTGctaatgatgaaaaaaatagaaaatcaatcttttctatttttccTAATGATTTATTGGAAAAATATCGTTTCGTATCAGTAG